The following are encoded in a window of Lentisphaera araneosa HTCC2155 genomic DNA:
- a CDS encoding AI-2E family transporter gives MNDDTAPLNKKTMMDLLIRMTLILYLSYLCLKVFAPFALLMLWALIIAIVLFPLHQKLAKKFNGKQGRAATVIVLLGCLIIGTPVVVLGFSMVDHVQDLYRAYESGNVQIKEPKESVKEWPIIGRKAHQLWTDASADFSAFLVDYKEPITSFFKKMLGAAGGAMGSVAMFMGALVISGFMMAFGDRGSVAMLKIANRITGPERGEKLTKLSVMTVRSVTTGVIGVAFIQALIIGVGLILADIPAAAILSLVVMFLGILQLPAVIILLPVIIYMWSSTGSSLAANIFFTIYFIVGSLSDNILKPMLLGRGVDAPMPVVLIGALGGMMASGLIGLFLGATLLAVAYRIFMDWVDDPEGNQKINAE, from the coding sequence ATGAATGATGATACGGCACCATTAAATAAAAAAACGATGATGGATCTCCTGATTCGTATGACTTTAATTCTTTATTTATCTTATCTCTGCCTTAAGGTCTTTGCTCCTTTTGCCTTACTCATGTTATGGGCTTTAATAATTGCTATTGTGCTTTTTCCTTTACACCAAAAATTAGCAAAAAAATTTAATGGAAAACAAGGGCGTGCCGCTACGGTCATCGTCTTGTTGGGCTGTTTAATTATAGGTACACCTGTAGTCGTTTTAGGTTTCTCTATGGTTGATCATGTTCAAGATCTTTACAGAGCTTACGAATCGGGCAATGTACAGATAAAAGAGCCAAAAGAAAGTGTAAAAGAATGGCCGATTATTGGTAGAAAAGCGCATCAGCTTTGGACTGATGCTTCGGCAGACTTCTCGGCTTTTCTTGTTGATTACAAAGAACCCATAACATCTTTTTTTAAGAAAATGCTTGGCGCCGCAGGCGGGGCTATGGGCTCAGTGGCCATGTTTATGGGCGCTCTAGTAATCTCTGGCTTTATGATGGCTTTTGGAGATAGGGGAAGTGTGGCAATGCTAAAGATTGCTAATCGTATAACTGGACCAGAAAGAGGTGAAAAGTTAACTAAGCTTTCAGTTATGACCGTACGCTCAGTTACAACGGGAGTTATTGGCGTAGCCTTCATTCAAGCTCTAATTATTGGCGTTGGTCTGATATTGGCGGATATACCTGCAGCAGCAATACTATCTTTAGTGGTCATGTTTTTAGGAATCCTGCAATTGCCTGCAGTCATTATCTTACTACCAGTTATTATTTATATGTGGTCCAGTACAGGTTCATCCTTAGCGGCTAATATTTTCTTTACGATTTACTTTATCGTGGGTAGCCTGTCTGACAATATTCTCAAACCCATGCTCTTGGGTCGTGGAGTTGACGCTCCAATGCCAGTCGTGCTAATAGGTGCTTTAGGTGGGATGATGGCAAGTGGATTAATAGGTTTATTTCTTGGGGCGACACTTCTAGCGGTGGCCTATCGTATCTTCATGGATTGGGTTGATGATCCGGAAGGGAACCAGAAAATTAATGCTGAATAG